In Planifilum fulgidum, the genomic stretch TACTACAGTTGCAAATAGTAGATTTATTGCATATACTCTCGACTGAACGAGAAAGATTTGGGAGGAACTCCATTGACCCCGCGAGATTCCCGTAAAACGCTCCATCCGTCGTGCAACGAAATATCTAATTGGGCAAAGTCCTTTGAAACCTTGGCTGAACGAATCGGAGCTCACTTTGCCCGCTCCGAAGCACGGCAACGTTGTAAGTCCTATCTTCGTGGGTTGTTAAGTTCCGTGGAACGGAAGAACGGGTGGCAGTTGGCCGAGTATGCCGGGGATCCCACTCCTTACGGCATTCAGCACCTGTTGGGGCGGGCCCGGTGGGACGCGGATGCCGTTCGGGACGACTTACAGCAATATGTCTTGGAACACTTGGCCCACCCCGAAGGGATCGCTGTCGTGGATGAAACCGGTTTTCTCAAAAAAGGGAATCAATCCGCAGGCGTGCAACGTCAGTACAGCGGAACGGCCGGACGGATTGAGAACTGCCAAATCGGTGTTTTTCTCTGTTATGTCTCCCCAAAAGGTTCCACGTTGATCGATCGCCGTCTGTACTTGCCCAAAAGCTGGACGGAAGATCCTCCCCGTTGCCGGAAAGCCGGGATTCCCAAGGAAACAGGCTTTGCCACCAAACCTCAGCTGGCACGGCAGATGTTGCAGCATGCTTTCCAAGCCGGCCTACCCGTGCAATGGGTAACCGGGGACACGGTGTATGGCAGTGACCGCCGTTTGCGTTTGTGGTTGGAGGAACAACGGCAAGCCTATGTCCTCGCCGTCTCGGCCAAGGAATCGGTTTGTATCGGCTGGAAGACCCACCGGGTGCGGGATTTGGCTCTTGGAACCGAGGAAACCGCTTGGGTACGTCTTTCTTGTGGAAACGGCGCGAAAGGACCCCGGGAATATGAGTGGGTCCGGTATCCTCTAAACTGTCCCGATGCTCCACAGTGGCAGCGATGGCTGCTGATTCGTCGTCATCCGGATGAAAAAGAAGACTACGCGTACTATATCGTCTATGCCCCCAAAGATACTCCGCTCACATCCTTCGTCCGGGTGGCCGGAGCCCGCTGGGCGGTGGAGCGATGTTTTCAGGAAGCCAAAGGGGAAGTGGGTCTGGATCACTATGAGGTTCGTTCATGGACGGGATGGCACCGACACATTACCTTGGCCATGGTTGCCCATGCCTTTTTAACCGTCATGCGGGCACAGGGAATCCCGTCGGACCTCCGAAAAAAGGGGAGGGGTTCCTTCCAGAGCTTGACTGCATTCAAACGCAGCCGGGGACTGCGATGCCCTTGACGGTTCCGGAAGTGCGACGGCTCCTGGAAAAAGTCCTTTGGCAACAAGTTGTTCCGTTGATTCATATTTGGGCTTGGTTTTATTGGCGAAGGCGACATCAAGCCATGTCTCGGTTTTATCATTACAGAAAGCGATTGCTTTCTCCGTAAGTACAACTGTAGTATTATCCCTTGTTTCATTACTTGGCCCACAGCCTGCCCCTCACCGGGAACGAAGCTGAGCAGGGAGGTGACCCCCGATACGGCCCTGCTAACGTGCGATGCCGATTGCGCCGTGCCAAGAAAGCCCGGTTCAATCGCGCAGGATCGTACATCAACCAGCAGTTTGGTCCATTTTTTAATCGTGTTTGGTTATTTTTAGTAAATGTTTTTCTATCTTATCAATCTTTTTAACCTCATTACAGTAATCATTACCATTCATAATGAATAACGATGCAAGTGTCTCAAAAAAATATCTTCCTGATTTTAAAAGGGTTGATAAAAACTCGATCTTGGGCAAAATCCATTGATCTTGATCACACCTCAACAGCATGGAATCAGAAGAACGATTCACAAACTCGATTTTGAGCGGTTGATCAGGGAACAATGTTGATGATTTTCCTGAAATCAACAATTCATCTACCATATCAATTAAATAAGACCATAACTGATCTACTAAATCCCAATGTTTAAAGCCCAGGATCATTTCGCCGCAGTATTGAATCAATATGGCTCCATTTATGTAGTATGGATCCAACATATCGGCAATTTTCGAAAGCTCCCCTTTATCATCCAAATCAATGAAATATTTTTTGGGATTTACGCTCGTTTCCTCCAAATCAGTTATAATCACTCCAGGTCGAACAATAAATGATTTGATAATAACCACATAAACGACCTCCCATCATGGAATTGCCCCATTGTTCGCGGATTTTCGTGGCAGGATAAGACTTGTTTTCCTTTGTTTGCTGTGGGCTGATGCACCAAGGCTATTCGCCGAGCTATTTTCTATTCTCCTTTTCTCCGTTCAATTTATTTTATCACTCCCGATATAACAAACCTCTTTCAAATTCCATGATGTTTGGGACGTAGTCCTGCTCCTTACTTCTTATAAAATTGGCCTACTCGCCCCCTGTTCAATCCGACCACGTACTGAACACCATTTACTGTTCCTTCTATTTGATAGCTACCTTTATTTCCTTTTTTAATAAGCGTATCGCGGTTTTGTTTCATGATTTCCTGAATGATTATTGTAATTTCATCTATCGTCATATCCTTATCCAGAAATGTTTGTTTCGACTTTACAGATCCATCCCAATATTTTGGATGATGCCTTTGAAGAATATGCTTCATACCCTTTTTATCAATCATGAATGTTTGATTTCCGAAAGTCATCTTTCTACTTTTGAAATCAGATAAATCATTGACAACTTTATGTGAGTCGACTTTAGTAATTTTGACCAATTTCCCCTTTAACCATCGGTCCGCCTGCTTAAAACCCCCTTTAACAGCCGGCTCCAGTGTATATTTCCCCGCTTGTTTTATCCCTTGTTTCATTACTTGGCCCACAGCCTGCCCCTCACCGGGAACGAAGCTGAGCAGGGAGGTGACCCCCGATACGGCCCTGCTGAAGGGACCCAATTTTTCGTTGGTCACATAGTTCCTTCCGTCCAAGGCTTCCTGAAGACCTTTGATCGGATTGAAATCCAGCACGATGTCAAAAACCGTCCGCTGTTTGACCTCTTGTCCGAAAAGCGTGACCGTTTCATTGGGATCCGTTTGATTGGCCGCCTCGATGCCGAAATCGTTCGCGATGATCAGAGCAGACAAGAACCGGTCCACTTCCCCCCCGCCGAACAAGGTTCGTTGAAATGTCAAACTTCGAAAATAGTCGAAGGGGGTCTTCGGATGCATCACCCGATCCAATGAATTTCCGAAAGCTTGCATAACCGCTGCAAGAGGGTTGGATCGATCCTTCGACAAATGGGACGGCGATCCTTCCGTCGGGTCCACCGATCCGGTCCACGCACGTTTAAACCATGAACCGCCACCATCTTCCTCTCCTTTTCGATCACGGGCGTTGAAAGAATCCGGTTGGTTACTGCCGGTCTCCTTCGGCATCGTTCCGGACGGGGTTTCCTCGAACGCAAGGATCTGCTCAATCTTCTCCCGAAGGGCGTTTTTCACCCCGTCGTCTTCCGCGATAAACGCATACAACAATCCGGCCAGCAGAGCCCCTGCCGCAAGAACAACTACGTATTCGACGGTTTGCGATCCGCGCCGATGGGCCGGCTGAATCCGCCCATCACCTTCAATCGCTTCAGCCACGAATTCATAGCCGAACCTCCCTTTTCTCAACAACGAAAAGGGCAAATGGGCAATCGCCAGTACACACCATTGCCTCAACTTGCCCAACAGGTAGAAGCCAAGCCCTTCCATTCGGAGGAAAAGCCCTTCAGCTAAGTGAGAATATGGGAGACAATAAAAAGCGCCAAAATAAATTACAAAAGGCGGCACACGTTCTGAAGCTGATGCCGAAAAGGAAAAAGGCGCCGGCTATGCCGACGCCTGCGCCGTCTTGAGCTTTGCGCCTATAAGCCGCTCCATCATGCCAGTCCCAACTTCTCGCGCAGGGCCACCTTGTGCACCTTCCCCGCGCTGGTGACGGGAAAATCCTGCACGAACACGAAGTCGTCGGGTACCCAAAACTTGGCGATCCGCCCTTCCTTCACCCGTTCTTCGAGATATCGGGTCAGCTCCTCCTTCTCCACCGGTTCCCGGACCTTTACCGCCGCGAGCGGACGCTCCCCCCAGCGCTCGTCGGGCTTGGCGACCACCGCCGCCGCTTCCACCTTGGGATGCTCCGACAAAACGCTTTCCAACACCCCGCAGGGAATCCATTCGCCGCCGCTTTTGACCGCATCCTTTTCCCGATCCACCACGTACAGGGTACCGTCCGGATGCCGGACGGCGAGATCCCCGCTCCGGAACCATCCGTCCACATAGGTTTCCTTGGACCGCTCCGGATCCTTGTGGTAACCCGAGGGCAGCCAGGGGCTGCGCACCCAGACTTCCCCGATGGTTTGTCCGTCCCGGGGCACCGGGTTCCCGCCTTTGTCGCGCACCTCGATCTCCACCATCGGCAGGGCCCGCATGCGGGTGGCCAGAATCTGATCCGCCTCCGGGGATGCCGGGTCCATCCCCTCGGGAACCACGGCAATGCTCGCCCCCAGCTGGTCCGATCCCCCGTAGATCAGGGAGTACGACACTCCCCTGTCCCGGGCCCTCCGGGCGAGTCCCGTGGGTAGGGGACTTCCTCCAGTCAGCACCTTGAGGGAAAGCGTCTCCCCTTCCCCGAGCTCTCCGAGCAGCATCTGGAGCTGGGTGGGCACCATGTTGCTCCAGGTGACCCCTTCCCTCCGGATCAGTTCCAGCTGTTCCCGGGGTCCCGACCGACCGGGCAGCACCAGCTTCGCCCCCAGGTATGGGACGAACATCGTCGTGCCCCAACCGTGGATGTGGAAAAAGGGGATCAGCGGCATGAATACATCATCGCTCCTCACCGACGCACCGGTCCGGTGCAGGGCGAGGTGGTGGGCCATCTGCAGGGAGGCCCACAAGATATCCCGGTGGCGGTACAGAAGCCCCTTTGGCCGGCCGGTCGTGCCCGTGGTGTAAAAGAGGGAATATGGAGCGGTTTCGTCCACATCGTCCGCAGATTCAGGCTCCTTAGCCCTCCCCTCCTCCACCAGCCCCTCGTAGGCGGGCGTGCCCGGTTCGGGACCTTCGGCGTCCTCCGACAGCCACACCCAATTGGGCACCAGACGGCGCAGCGGCTTTGCCGCCTCGGCAAATCCGTCCCACACAAAGAGCCACTCGTCTTCGGCGTGGCGGATGGTATAGGCGAGATCCTCCCCCGACAGCCGGAAATTGAGGGTATGGATCACGGCGCCGAGCATCGACAGGGCGTAGTGGAGCTCCAGATAGCGGTGGCTGTTGACATCCATCACCCCCACCACCGTTCCCCGGCCGATCCCCATGCGCCCCAGCCGGTCGGCCAACCGCAGGGTCCGCTCATACATCTTTTCATAGGTCAGACGCACCTGGCCGCTGACGATCTCCGAATCCGGCCGGTTCACCAGGGTGTGGCGCAAAAGCTCATGCACGACGAACTTTTTCATCGACCATTTCTCCTCCCCACACTTGAGGCTCCTGCATCGCCCAGTCGGGGTATTCCTCCCCTTTTAGAAAGCGCCGGGCATAAAGCTCAGCCAATCGAGCGTACCGCTCCCCGCCGTGATCCGCCAGATCGTAGAGCAAGGCCACTTGGGCGGCATCGGACAGGCGAACCACCCAATGCTTCGCATACCACTGGGCCGCCTCCGGGGAAACCCCCGCGGCCTGCTCAAACACCCCTTCGATCGCCTCCTTCGCCTCCTTCGCCTCGGGGGTGCCGATCCGCTCCAGGAGGGGAATGAATTCGGCCAAAAACTTTTCGTGGGCCCGCTTTTTCTGCACCGCTTCCAACAGATCCAGCGCCTGGATGTTGCTCGGCCCTTCCCAGATCGGCGTGATCAGGGCTTCCCGGTGCCACCGGGCCACCGCATATTCCTCCAGAAATCCGAGGCCGCCGAACAATTCCATGGCCATCCGGGTGATCTCCGCCGAGTGGTCAGCGGTCCGGTTTTTCGCCATATGGCTGAGGAACCGGGCGTAATGATAGGCCGCCGAATAGGGGGGGCGCTCGTGCCAGGAGCGGTCGAAGGCATCGATGGCGTGGAAGGCCAACGCGGTTCCCCCGGCCATCCGGACCGCCAGATCAACCAGATCCCTCCGGATCAGGGGATGATCCTTGAGGAGCCTTCCAAAGGAACTGCGCCGGCGAACCCGCTCCTCCACTTCCAGATGCGCTTTCTTGGCGACTCCCATGGCTCCGATGGCATTGGCCAGTCGGGAGACGGTGAGATTTTCCAGGGTGTAATAAATGCCTTCCTCCGCCCGCCCCACCAGATAAGCCTCGCTGTTCTCCAGCTCCGCCTCTCCCGAGGGAACCGCCCGCGTCGCGCTCTTGTCCTTCAGGCGGCGCACCCGAAAGTTCAGTTTCCCGCTACGATCAAGGCGCGGCATGAGAAACAGCGCCAATCCCTTGGGACCCGCCTGCGCTCCTTCCGGCCGGGCCGTCACAAGGGCCAGGTCCGTCAAACCGGCTCCGCTGGCAAAATACTTGTCTCCGGTGAGGCGCCACACCTCCCCGTCAAAGCGCGCCACCGTCTGGTTGGCGCCGAGGTCGCTTCCCCCTTGGCTTTCCGTCATCCAGGTCGCCCCGAAGGCTTCCCCGGAGAGCAATTTCTCCTTCCATTCCGCGTGTTCCGGAGCATACTTGTGAATCGCATAGACCGTCTGTCCGGTGATGGTGATGACGCAGTACAGCCCCGGATCGGCGACAAGATAGCCCAGGGCAAAATGGTGGTGCCAGCTTCCTCCCTCATAGGGCGGCCGGTTCATCGGCGCAATCCGTTTGAGCAGCCGGGATTCCACGGGGCTCAAACGGACGCGATCCACCCGGTTTCCGTCCAGATCGTGCATCACCAGCACCGGCGGCGCATCATGATCAATGTGGTACACGGCTTCGTAGATTTCGGTTCCGGCGAGCAGGCCGTAAGATTCCAGTTCCTCGGCATGTTCCCGCCAGGCGGGCCAGTAACGGGAAAGGACCACCTGTAAATCCCGGTCCTTCCGCCAATGATTTTGACCGTAGGCGTAGGACTGAAATTGCATCATGTACTTCCTCCCCGGGTTTTTTCTTCAAGCAGCTGCTGCATTTGCTCGCGAAGTTCCAGGAGCTCCTCGCGGACGGCCTGCAACTCCCGTATCTGCTCCTCAATCTGCGCCAGCTTTTCGTCTCCCTTCCGGATCACCTCCCGCAACTGGTACACTTCCGTGGGATCGAGATCATACCATTCCAACATCTCACGGATTTCGTCCAAGCGAAAACCGAGACGCCGACCCCGCAATATCAACTTCAGACGCACCCGGTCCCGGTCCGAATAGATCCGGCGGGCGCCGATCCGCTTCGGCTGAAGGAGGCCCAACTCTTCATAGTAGCGGATCGTTCGGGTGGTGATATCGTACATCCGAGCCAGGTCGGAAATCGTATATTCGGACATCGTCCTCCTCCGAGACGAAATCTTCTTTTTTTATTTTATTTTAACGTTTACGGAAACGTCAACTTTTGTGTTAATCCCTTTTTTTAGAATTTTTAACAAAAAGAGATTGGGCTTCCGCCTGAAACGACAAACATCTCGGCCACGTTCCCGCGTGAGAACCGGCCCACACCGCGATGGGCGGCCATGCGGCAAATTCCCCGGAGAGAACCATAAGCCCAGGTGCCGGCGAAAAAAAGCGCCGAAACATCGGCGCAGTCAAAAAGCGGGGGACCGGCCTCACGCCTTCCCGGAAACGCTCCGGACCGCCCCGAAGAAGGGGCGGCACCCTCCGCGAAGTGCAAAACGGGCGCGATTTCCGCAAGGGCGATCTCGTCTTCGGGAAAACCACCTTCCCCCGCGTCCTGTCACTCGGGGCCGGGCCATTTTCCCTCAAACACAAACTCGGCCGGGCCGGTCATGAAGACATGATCGCTTTTCTCATCCCATCGGATGTGCAAATCCCCGCCCAGGAGATGGACCGTCGCCTCCCGTTCGGCCTTGCCCGCCAGGGCGGCGGCCACCACGGCGGCGCAAGCGCCGGAACCGCAGGCCAGGGTCTGACCGACCCCCCGCTCCCAGACGCGCATGTCGATTTCCCGGGGAGAGCGGACCGTGATAAACTCCACGTTGGTTTTCCGGGGAAAGAGCGGATGGGTTTCCAGCCGGGGCCCCCACTTCTCCACCGGAAAGGAGGGCGCATCCTCCACCCGTACGACGGCGTGGGGGTTTCCCATGGAAACGGCGGTAAACCGGAACCGGGCGCCGTCCACCTCCAGCGGCTCCTCCACCACCCTCTCCCGGTCGATGGCGGTGGGAATCTCCCGCCCCTTCAGGATCGGCCGTCCCATGTCGACGCAAACGGCGACCACCCGCCCCTTCGAAACCTCCAGCCCCACGCGCTGCAGTCCCGCCCGCGTCTCCACCGTCAGCTCCCGTTTCTCTCCCGAAATCCGTTCAAAAAAATACCTGGCCACGCAGCGAACCGCATTCCCGCACTGTTCCGCCTCCGTCCCGTCCGGATTGAAGATGCGCATGGCCACGTCGGCCTTCTCCGAGGGCAACACGAAGACCAACCCGTCGGCGCCCACGCCGAAATGGCGGTCGCAGAGGGCGCGGGCCCTTTCCGGCGCATCCTCCGGCAGGGCGGAACGGGAAACCACGACAAAATCATTGCCCAGCCCCTGCATCTTGGTGAAGCTCCAGGTCATCCCACAAACTCCTCACATCGTTTTTTCCCTATTTGCGCTCCGCACGCCTCATCCCTCTGACCACATCGACTCCCCCGGCCAGCAGGATGGGAAGGGTCGACGCGGCGATGATCAGCATCCATTCCCGGGCACCGAGGGCCGTGGTGTGGAAGATGGGCTGCAGGGGCGCACAATAAATTATGATAAAGAGGATCAGGACGGAAGACAACACCGCCAGCACCAGGGAGCGGTTTTCCAGGGGGTTCCGGTGGAAGATGGACCGGCTGCTCCGGCAGTCGAAAACGTAGACCAGCTGCGCCAGCACCAGCGTGCTGAAGGCCACCGTCTGGGCCCGCGTCAGGTCGCCGGGCGACTCCCAGTAGGCCACCCAGAACGCCCCCAGGGTGAAAAGACCGATCAACAACCCCCGGGATACGATCTTCCAGCCCACCCCCCGGGCGAAGATGCTCTCCCGGCTGTCCCGCGGCGGACGGCGCATCGCATCCTCCTCCGCCGGATCCACCCCCAGCGCCATCGCCGGCAATCCGTCCGTCACCAGGTTGACCCACAAAATCTGGATCGGCACCAAAGGCAGGGGCAGACCCGCCAGCATGGCCAGAAACATCACCAGGATCTCTCCCACGTTGCTCGCCAAAAGATAGCTGATGAACTTGCGGATGTTGTCGTAGATGCTCCGCCCCTCTTCGACCGCAGCCACGATCGTGGCGAAATTGTCGTCGGCCAAAACCAGGGAGGAGGCTTCCTTGGACACGTCGGTCCCCGTCATCCCCATGGCGATGCCGATGTCCGCCGCCTTGATCGCCGGCGCGTCGTTCACCCCGTCCCCGGTCATCGCCACCACGTGCCCCTCCTTCTGCAGGGCCTTCACGATGCGCAGCTTGTGCTCCGGGGAAACCCGAGCATACACGTCGATGCGATTCACCTTCTCCTGCAGCTCGGACTCGCCCATGCGGTCCAGCTCCCGCCCCTCGACGGCCAGGCCCCCTTCGGTCAGGATGCCCAGCTGCCGGGCGATGGCCACCGCCGTCCCCTTGTGGTCCCCGGTGATCATCACCGGCTTGATGCCCGCCTGCCGGCAGCGGCGGATCGCCTCCTTCACCTCATCCCGCGGCGGATCGATCATCCCCGCCAAGCCAACAAACACCAGGTTCCGCTCCGCCCTCTCCTCGGGTCCGGGGTCCTTCCCCGCCGGAATTTCCCGAAAGGCGAAGGCCAGGTTCCGCAGGGCCATCGCCGCCAGCTGCGCGTTCATCCGGAGCACTTCCTCCCGCTGCTCCCGGCTGAGGGGCACCGCCTTCCCGTTCCGGAGAATGTGGGTGCACCGCTCCAGCAGCACATCCGGCGCCCCCTTGACGAGCAGCATCCGCTCGCCCCCCGGCCCCTCCACCAGGACGGACATCCGTTTCCGCTCCGAGTCGAAGGGGTACTCCTTCACCCGCTTCCACCGGCGGTCCATCTCCTCCCGGCGGATGCCCCCCTTGGCTCCGACCACCAGCAGAGCCCCCTCCGTGGGATCCCCGTCGATGCGCCACCCTCCCTTCTTCCGGCGAAGCATGCCTCCGCCCTCCTCCCGCACCAGGGCGGCGTTGTTGCACAGCACCCCGATCTCCAGCAGCCGCCGCAAAGCCTCCGACCGGCGGGGGGACACTTCCCGCTTCTCCAGCCGG encodes the following:
- a CDS encoding IS701 family transposase codes for the protein MSNWAKSFETLAERIGAHFARSEARQRCKSYLRGLLSSVERKNGWQLAEYAGDPTPYGIQHLLGRARWDADAVRDDLQQYVLEHLAHPEGIAVVDETGFLKKGNQSAGVQRQYSGTAGRIENCQIGVFLCYVSPKGSTLIDRRLYLPKSWTEDPPRCRKAGIPKETGFATKPQLARQMLQHAFQAGLPVQWVTGDTVYGSDRRLRLWLEEQRQAYVLAVSAKESVCIGWKTHRVRDLALGTEETAWVRLSCGNGAKGPREYEWVRYPLNCPDAPQWQRWLLIRRHPDEKEDYAYYIVYAPKDTPLTSFVRVAGARWAVERCFQEAKGEVGLDHYEVRSWTGWHRHITLAMVAHAFLTVMRAQGIPSDLRKKGRGSFQSLTAFKRSRGLRCP
- a CDS encoding pre-toxin TG domain-containing protein; translation: MEGLGFYLLGKLRQWCVLAIAHLPFSLLRKGRFGYEFVAEAIEGDGRIQPAHRRGSQTVEYVVVLAAGALLAGLLYAFIAEDDGVKNALREKIEQILAFEETPSGTMPKETGSNQPDSFNARDRKGEEDGGGSWFKRAWTGSVDPTEGSPSHLSKDRSNPLAAVMQAFGNSLDRVMHPKTPFDYFRSLTFQRTLFGGGEVDRFLSALIIANDFGIEAANQTDPNETVTLFGQEVKQRTVFDIVLDFNPIKGLQEALDGRNYVTNEKLGPFSRAVSGVTSLLSFVPGEGQAVGQVMKQGIKQAGKYTLEPAVKGGFKQADRWLKGKLVKITKVDSHKVVNDLSDFKSRKMTFGNQTFMIDKKGMKHILQRHHPKYWDGSVKSKQTFLDKDMTIDEITIIIQEIMKQNRDTLIKKGNKGSYQIEGTVNGVQYVVGLNRGRVGQFYKK
- a CDS encoding AMP-binding protein is translated as MKKFVVHELLRHTLVNRPDSEIVSGQVRLTYEKMYERTLRLADRLGRMGIGRGTVVGVMDVNSHRYLELHYALSMLGAVIHTLNFRLSGEDLAYTIRHAEDEWLFVWDGFAEAAKPLRRLVPNWVWLSEDAEGPEPGTPAYEGLVEEGRAKEPESADDVDETAPYSLFYTTGTTGRPKGLLYRHRDILWASLQMAHHLALHRTGASVRSDDVFMPLIPFFHIHGWGTTMFVPYLGAKLVLPGRSGPREQLELIRREGVTWSNMVPTQLQMLLGELGEGETLSLKVLTGGSPLPTGLARRARDRGVSYSLIYGGSDQLGASIAVVPEGMDPASPEADQILATRMRALPMVEIEVRDKGGNPVPRDGQTIGEVWVRSPWLPSGYHKDPERSKETYVDGWFRSGDLAVRHPDGTLYVVDREKDAVKSGGEWIPCGVLESVLSEHPKVEAAAVVAKPDERWGERPLAAVKVREPVEKEELTRYLEERVKEGRIAKFWVPDDFVFVQDFPVTSAGKVHKVALREKLGLA
- a CDS encoding acyl-CoA dehydrogenase family protein; translation: MMQFQSYAYGQNHWRKDRDLQVVLSRYWPAWREHAEELESYGLLAGTEIYEAVYHIDHDAPPVLVMHDLDGNRVDRVRLSPVESRLLKRIAPMNRPPYEGGSWHHHFALGYLVADPGLYCVITITGQTVYAIHKYAPEHAEWKEKLLSGEAFGATWMTESQGGSDLGANQTVARFDGEVWRLTGDKYFASGAGLTDLALVTARPEGAQAGPKGLALFLMPRLDRSGKLNFRVRRLKDKSATRAVPSGEAELENSEAYLVGRAEEGIYYTLENLTVSRLANAIGAMGVAKKAHLEVEERVRRRSSFGRLLKDHPLIRRDLVDLAVRMAGGTALAFHAIDAFDRSWHERPPYSAAYHYARFLSHMAKNRTADHSAEITRMAMELFGGLGFLEEYAVARWHREALITPIWEGPSNIQALDLLEAVQKKRAHEKFLAEFIPLLERIGTPEAKEAKEAIEGVFEQAAGVSPEAAQWYAKHWVVRLSDAAQVALLYDLADHGGERYARLAELYARRFLKGEEYPDWAMQEPQVWGGEMVDEKVRRA
- a CDS encoding MerR family transcriptional regulator, whose translation is MSEYTISDLARMYDITTRTIRYYEELGLLQPKRIGARRIYSDRDRVRLKLILRGRRLGFRLDEIREMLEWYDLDPTEVYQLREVIRKGDEKLAQIEEQIRELQAVREELLELREQMQQLLEEKTRGGST
- the dapF gene encoding diaminopimelate epimerase: MTWSFTKMQGLGNDFVVVSRSALPEDAPERARALCDRHFGVGADGLVFVLPSEKADVAMRIFNPDGTEAEQCGNAVRCVARYFFERISGEKRELTVETRAGLQRVGLEVSKGRVVAVCVDMGRPILKGREIPTAIDRERVVEEPLEVDGARFRFTAVSMGNPHAVVRVEDAPSFPVEKWGPRLETHPLFPRKTNVEFITVRSPREIDMRVWERGVGQTLACGSGACAAVVAAALAGKAEREATVHLLGGDLHIRWDEKSDHVFMTGPAEFVFEGKWPGPE
- a CDS encoding calcium-translocating P-type ATPase, SERCA-type → MSEKSRWVEWEADRVAAHFEVDPAVGLDRGEAERRLKAVGPNRLSEGKKISPFIVFLNQFKDFMVLVLLAATLISGLLGEYLDAAAIIAIVFLNAILGFVQEVRAERSLAALKELSAPTARVLRGGVWERIPAADLVPGDIVALESGDRIPADVRLIRAESLYVEESALTGESVPVSKSAERLPRADVPLGNRKNMGYMGTMVVRGSGTGIVVHTGMETEMGRIAHLIQTAEQMETPLQRRLEQLGKVLIVVALILTGMVVVAGVLHGHGLYEMFLAGVSLAVAAIPEGLPAIVTIALALGVQRMIRRKAIVRRLPSVETLGCATVICSDKTGTLTQNKMTVTRVWADGRLYEVTGTGYEPEGGFRLEKREVSPRRSEALRRLLEIGVLCNNAALVREEGGGMLRRKKGGWRIDGDPTEGALLVVGAKGGIRREEMDRRWKRVKEYPFDSERKRMSVLVEGPGGERMLLVKGAPDVLLERCTHILRNGKAVPLSREQREEVLRMNAQLAAMALRNLAFAFREIPAGKDPGPEERAERNLVFVGLAGMIDPPRDEVKEAIRRCRQAGIKPVMITGDHKGTAVAIARQLGILTEGGLAVEGRELDRMGESELQEKVNRIDVYARVSPEHKLRIVKALQKEGHVVAMTGDGVNDAPAIKAADIGIAMGMTGTDVSKEASSLVLADDNFATIVAAVEEGRSIYDNIRKFISYLLASNVGEILVMFLAMLAGLPLPLVPIQILWVNLVTDGLPAMALGVDPAEEDAMRRPPRDSRESIFARGVGWKIVSRGLLIGLFTLGAFWVAYWESPGDLTRAQTVAFSTLVLAQLVYVFDCRSSRSIFHRNPLENRSLVLAVLSSVLILFIIIYCAPLQPIFHTTALGAREWMLIIAASTLPILLAGGVDVVRGMRRAERK